From Alienimonas californiensis, a single genomic window includes:
- a CDS encoding PAS domain S-box protein: MPLEPDSLRAALIETGCGVFWLDDGLCVRRANAAFLKMSGRSQAELIGSQITEIDPGWPHGGPAETFERLRRTMAKGHATRLRRPGGGLWPVQMHVHLMNLAGCESLFGLAVDTSDRQAAEDALRASERRYRAVTADQTEFIVRCTPDLFVTFCNPAYAKLVDQGDPTRIVGRRTPDLVQKADVEPINRMLHSLNPDRPVADFENVVPTPDGGVVRVAWSIRAIFDPDESGEPRVGEYQCVGRDVTESRRMYESLVRTEARYRSLVEDSPELVSRWRPDGSLTFANRAYRDYFGLDAAVDVDPIVPQGASRPAADPTGAGPGAGREREPADGYHNVFERIDSATRTQVHGRIRAMTPETPHSRMIVGCPRRDGVVRQLEWIKRGIFNEERTLVEVHSVARDVTERLEAQTRLVEGERRYREVLDDLTEMVNRFRPEDGLITYANRAFLEAKGGGGREVVGRMTIYDHLDPEAAHYARTHLAAVTPEEPSVRALLPLPGPAGVTRWEEWTNRALFAPPDPGNPGAPRRVLEFQSVGRDVTVELAIRHRQKERREALEELEKLTPRERQVLRAVATGVTNKVIARTLDITERTVEKHRGAAMRKLGVRSAAELIRAVLAAEEVDAYPPVQIAGGRNAVYGDLSPSN; this comes from the coding sequence TTGCCTCTTGAGCCCGATTCGCTGCGGGCGGCGCTGATCGAAACCGGTTGCGGGGTGTTCTGGCTCGATGATGGACTGTGCGTCCGGCGGGCGAACGCCGCGTTCTTGAAGATGTCCGGCCGGAGTCAGGCGGAGTTAATTGGCTCGCAGATCACGGAGATCGACCCCGGGTGGCCGCACGGCGGCCCGGCGGAGACGTTCGAGCGGCTGCGGAGGACGATGGCCAAGGGCCACGCGACCCGATTGCGGCGCCCGGGCGGGGGCCTCTGGCCGGTTCAGATGCATGTGCACCTGATGAATCTTGCCGGGTGCGAGAGCCTGTTCGGGTTGGCCGTGGATACCAGCGACCGTCAGGCCGCCGAGGACGCCCTCCGCGCCTCGGAACGTCGCTACCGTGCCGTCACGGCCGATCAGACGGAGTTCATCGTCCGCTGCACCCCGGATCTATTCGTCACCTTCTGCAATCCGGCGTACGCCAAGTTAGTCGATCAGGGCGATCCCACCCGGATCGTGGGCCGTCGGACCCCGGATCTGGTTCAGAAGGCGGACGTCGAACCGATCAACCGCATGCTTCATTCCCTCAACCCGGACCGGCCGGTGGCGGATTTCGAGAACGTGGTGCCCACGCCGGACGGCGGGGTCGTCCGCGTCGCCTGGAGCATCCGGGCGATTTTCGATCCGGACGAGAGCGGCGAGCCGCGGGTTGGCGAGTACCAATGCGTCGGTCGGGACGTGACGGAGAGCCGCAGGATGTACGAGTCGCTCGTCCGCACCGAGGCACGCTATCGCTCGCTGGTGGAAGACAGCCCGGAGCTGGTCAGCCGGTGGCGGCCGGACGGCTCCCTCACGTTTGCGAACAGGGCCTACCGCGACTACTTCGGGCTCGACGCCGCCGTGGACGTCGATCCGATCGTCCCGCAGGGGGCGTCGCGCCCCGCTGCGGACCCGACCGGGGCGGGGCCTGGGGCCGGCCGCGAGCGGGAGCCCGCCGACGGTTATCACAACGTATTTGAGCGGATTGACTCCGCGACCCGCACGCAGGTGCACGGGCGAATCCGGGCGATGACGCCGGAGACCCCGCATTCTCGGATGATCGTCGGCTGCCCACGCCGCGACGGCGTGGTGCGGCAGTTGGAGTGGATCAAGCGGGGGATTTTCAATGAGGAGCGGACGCTCGTCGAGGTGCACAGCGTCGCCCGGGACGTGACGGAGCGGCTGGAGGCCCAGACCCGTCTGGTCGAGGGCGAACGCCGCTACCGGGAGGTGCTGGACGACCTGACGGAGATGGTCAACCGCTTTCGGCCCGAGGACGGCCTGATCACCTACGCGAATCGGGCGTTCCTGGAAGCCAAGGGCGGCGGGGGCCGCGAAGTCGTCGGGCGGATGACGATCTACGATCACCTCGACCCGGAGGCGGCCCACTACGCGCGCACCCACTTGGCCGCGGTCACCCCGGAGGAGCCGAGCGTCCGGGCGCTGCTCCCCCTGCCCGGACCCGCCGGCGTGACGCGGTGGGAGGAGTGGACCAACCGGGCCCTGTTCGCCCCCCCCGATCCCGGCAACCCCGGCGCTCCCCGCCGCGTGCTGGAGTTCCAAAGCGTCGGGCGGGACGTCACGGTCGAACTGGCCATCCGGCACCGGCAGAAGGAGCGCCGGGAAGCGCTCGAGGAACTGGAGAAGCTGACCCCCCGGGAACGGCAGGTGCTGCGGGCGGTGGCCACCGGCGTCACCAACAAGGTCATCGCCAGGACCCTCGACATCACCGAGCGGACGGTCGAAAAGCACCGCGGGGCGGCGATGCGCAAACTGGGCGTCCGCAGTGCCGCGGAACTGATCCGCGCCGTGCTCGCCGCCGAGGAGGTGGACGCGTATCCGCCGGTGCAGATCGCTGGGGGGCGGAACGCCGTCTACGGCGATCTGTCCCCCAGCAACTGA
- the dnaJ gene encoding molecular chaperone DnaJ — MPTQRDYYEVLGVSRDADGTVVKKAYRKLAVKYHPDRDPSPEATERFKEAAEAFEVLSDAEKRQRYDRYGHAGVNGAGGRGGFQDVGDVFETFGDLFEGFGLFGGAGGRGGRGGRPRRGRHLRASLTVTLPEAAAGVTKELQVERHKLCPTCDGSGAEPGTKPDACGLCGGAGRVLQSQGFFRVQTACPRCGGAGTVVTDRCRECDGEGMIPERVTLSVDVPAGVDNGMQLAMRGEGEPGTVVPGVGAGPPGDLYVDLAVKPHPLFQREGSHLACEVPISYTQLALGSEVEVPVLAADLDEEPGRETVTVPPGTQPDRVFKLRGRGLPDPHGGRGGDLFVKLKLEVPKDLSTEHEELLRRLAEHEHAHVTPHRAGWLDKLKTYFSLDDD, encoded by the coding sequence ATGCCCACGCAGCGGGACTACTATGAGGTGCTCGGCGTCTCTCGCGACGCCGACGGGACGGTTGTGAAGAAGGCGTATCGCAAGCTGGCGGTAAAATACCACCCGGATCGCGACCCCAGCCCCGAGGCGACCGAACGCTTCAAGGAGGCCGCGGAGGCCTTCGAGGTACTCTCCGACGCGGAGAAGCGGCAGCGGTACGACCGCTACGGCCACGCGGGCGTCAACGGGGCCGGCGGTCGCGGCGGGTTCCAGGACGTGGGCGACGTCTTCGAGACGTTCGGCGATCTGTTCGAGGGCTTCGGCCTGTTCGGCGGCGCCGGCGGACGCGGGGGCCGCGGCGGACGGCCGCGGCGGGGGCGTCATCTGCGCGCCTCGCTGACCGTCACCCTGCCGGAAGCGGCCGCGGGCGTCACCAAGGAACTGCAGGTCGAGCGTCACAAACTCTGCCCGACCTGCGACGGCAGCGGGGCGGAGCCCGGCACCAAACCGGACGCCTGCGGCCTGTGCGGCGGGGCCGGCCGCGTGCTGCAAAGTCAGGGCTTCTTCCGCGTGCAGACCGCCTGCCCCCGCTGCGGCGGGGCCGGCACGGTCGTCACCGATCGCTGCCGCGAGTGCGACGGCGAGGGCATGATCCCCGAACGCGTCACGCTGTCCGTCGATGTCCCCGCCGGCGTGGACAACGGCATGCAACTCGCCATGCGGGGCGAGGGGGAGCCCGGCACGGTGGTTCCCGGCGTCGGCGCCGGCCCGCCCGGGGATCTGTACGTCGACCTCGCCGTCAAACCGCATCCGCTGTTTCAGCGGGAGGGATCGCATCTCGCCTGCGAGGTGCCGATCTCCTACACGCAACTGGCTCTCGGCTCGGAGGTCGAAGTCCCGGTGCTCGCGGCGGATCTGGACGAGGAACCCGGTCGCGAAACCGTCACCGTGCCCCCCGGCACCCAGCCGGACCGGGTCTTCAAGCTCCGCGGCCGCGGCCTGCCCGACCCGCACGGCGGCCGCGGCGGGGACCTGTTCGTGAAGCTCAAGCTGGAGGTTCCCAAAGACCTCTCCACGGAGCACGAAGAGCTGCTGCGGCGCCTCGCCGAGCACGAACACGCCCACGTCACCCCCCACCGGGCCGGCTGGCTGGACAAGCTGAAAACCTATTTCTCGCTGGACGACGACTGA
- a CDS encoding nucleotide exchange factor GrpE, translating to MSAPNEAPDPKPSAEESAEFYPQDSTPEGAPQPSEPGPMDELGEPPGDGAGEPEPEYSREQYEAAASERDELREKLLRAQAETENVRKRSVREQSEGRKYAAVPLAKALLPSLDDLRRAVDAAKASRQAGADAEKLADDLVGGVAAVLKSFEKALSEQGITPIPAVGEMFDPNLHEALAQAPSLDQPPGTVIQEAQRGYAAGDRVVRPSHVIVATAASD from the coding sequence ATGTCCGCCCCGAACGAAGCCCCCGATCCCAAGCCGTCCGCGGAGGAGTCCGCGGAGTTCTACCCGCAGGATTCGACCCCCGAGGGCGCCCCGCAGCCGTCGGAGCCCGGCCCGATGGACGAACTCGGCGAGCCCCCCGGCGACGGCGCCGGCGAGCCGGAACCGGAATACTCCCGGGAGCAGTACGAAGCCGCCGCCTCGGAGCGGGACGAGCTGCGCGAAAAGCTGCTGCGGGCCCAGGCGGAGACGGAGAACGTCCGCAAACGGTCCGTCCGTGAACAGAGTGAAGGCCGCAAGTACGCTGCGGTCCCGCTGGCCAAGGCGCTGCTGCCGAGCCTCGACGATCTGCGGCGGGCCGTGGACGCCGCCAAGGCCAGCCGCCAGGCCGGCGCCGACGCCGAGAAGCTCGCCGACGACCTCGTCGGCGGCGTCGCCGCGGTCTTGAAGTCCTTTGAGAAGGCACTGAGCGAACAGGGCATCACGCCAATCCCCGCGGTCGGCGAGATGTTCGATCCGAATCTGCACGAAGCCCTCGCCCAGGCGCCCAGCCTCGATCAGCCCCCGGGCACCGTCATTCAGGAAGCCCAGCGGGGTTACGCCGCGGGCGACCGCGTGGTGCGGCCCAGCCACGTGATCGTCGCCACCGCCGCCAGCGACTGA
- a CDS encoding FmdB family zinc ribbon protein, translating into MPTYDYKCRGCDHRWEEFQSITADATKKCPECGKKKAERVIGAGAGILFKGTGFYQTDYRSEGYKKAADADKKASAPPAESKSESKSESKSEGKSKGGKSASKSSGSD; encoded by the coding sequence ATGCCCACCTACGATTATAAATGCCGCGGCTGCGATCACCGCTGGGAGGAATTCCAGTCGATCACCGCCGACGCGACGAAAAAATGCCCCGAATGCGGCAAGAAGAAGGCGGAACGGGTGATCGGCGCCGGGGCCGGTATCCTGTTCAAGGGCACCGGCTTCTATCAGACGGACTATCGCAGCGAAGGTTATAAGAAGGCCGCCGACGCGGATAAGAAGGCGTCCGCGCCGCCTGCGGAGTCGAAGTCCGAGTCGAAGTCCGAGTCGAAGTCCGAAGGCAAATCCAAGGGCGGCAAAAGCGCCTCGAAGTCGTCCGGCTCCGATTGA
- a CDS encoding DNA gyrase inhibitor YacG yields MIAPRTCPICDATIPPDVRPEGDSPADRAFPFCSERCRNVDLLRWSQGKYAITEPLTPDRLLHELGDDPEAIEQLLARDPDDPDA; encoded by the coding sequence ATGATCGCTCCCCGCACCTGTCCGATTTGCGACGCGACGATCCCGCCGGACGTGCGGCCGGAGGGGGACAGCCCGGCGGATCGCGCCTTTCCCTTCTGCTCCGAGCGCTGCCGCAACGTGGACCTGCTGCGTTGGAGCCAGGGAAAATATGCGATCACGGAGCCGCTGACCCCGGATCGCCTGTTGCACGAATTGGGCGACGACCCGGAGGCGATCGAGCAATTACTGGCCCGCGACCCGGACGACCCGGACGCGTAG
- a CDS encoding peroxiredoxin family protein, with the protein MILAPLLAAVLTAGPIAPPEEPASKAPPKVGEKAPDFRLPELNAEKPVTLSKIAADGPVVLLVLRGYPGYQCPICTRQIGAYLQRADEFKSAGARVVMIYPGPEEKLQTFAREFAAELKLPDGFTFLLDPGYSFTNDYRLRWDAPRETAYPSTFVLASDRTVSFAKVSDSHAGRTKPEEALAALKAMKK; encoded by the coding sequence ATGATCCTCGCACCGCTCCTGGCTGCTGTTCTCACCGCGGGGCCGATCGCTCCGCCCGAAGAGCCGGCCTCGAAGGCGCCGCCGAAGGTCGGCGAAAAGGCGCCGGACTTCAGGCTGCCGGAGTTGAATGCGGAGAAGCCGGTCACGCTCTCGAAAATCGCGGCCGACGGCCCGGTGGTGTTGCTCGTGCTCCGCGGGTATCCGGGTTATCAGTGCCCGATTTGTACGCGTCAGATCGGCGCCTATCTGCAACGGGCGGACGAGTTTAAAAGCGCCGGAGCCCGCGTGGTGATGATTTACCCGGGGCCGGAAGAGAAACTGCAGACGTTCGCCCGCGAGTTCGCCGCCGAACTGAAACTGCCGGACGGCTTTACGTTTCTTTTGGACCCTGGGTATTCCTTCACCAACGACTATCGTCTCCGTTGGGACGCGCCCCGGGAGACGGCCTACCCGAGTACCTTTGTGCTCGCCTCGGATCGCACCGTGTCCTTCGCCAAGGTAAGCGATAGCCATGCCGGCCGCACGAAGCCCGAAGAGGCGTTGGCGGCTCTGAAGGCCATGAAGAAGTAA
- the msrB gene encoding peptide-methionine (R)-S-oxide reductase MsrB — MPQTAADSPVSRTEAKVDWASLTDAEWKERLTPEQYKILRKHGTERAGTGEYAYNKDDGVYDCAACGLPLFDADTKFESGTGWPSFYQPIDGVKGDNVGESIDKSWFTTRTEVHCNRCGGHLGHVFNDGPRPTGLRYCINSASLTLDPAKDGAERSGDK, encoded by the coding sequence ATGCCCCAGACCGCCGCCGACTCGCCCGTCTCCCGAACCGAAGCGAAGGTCGACTGGGCCTCCCTGACCGACGCCGAGTGGAAGGAGCGCCTCACGCCGGAGCAATACAAAATCCTGCGGAAGCACGGCACGGAGCGGGCCGGCACCGGCGAGTACGCCTACAACAAGGACGACGGTGTTTACGACTGCGCGGCCTGCGGTCTGCCGCTGTTCGACGCCGACACGAAGTTCGAGAGCGGCACCGGCTGGCCAAGCTTCTATCAGCCGATCGACGGGGTCAAAGGCGACAACGTGGGCGAGTCGATCGATAAAAGCTGGTTCACGACCCGCACCGAGGTGCACTGCAACCGCTGCGGCGGACACCTCGGCCACGTGTTCAACGACGGCCCCCGCCCGACCGGCCTGCGGTACTGCATCAACAGTGCCAGCCTGACGCTCGACCCGGCAAAGGACGGCGCGGAGCGGAGCGGAGATAAATAG
- the msrB gene encoding peptide-methionine (R)-S-oxide reductase MsrB, whose protein sequence is MKIASARRSLVAFAFAGAAAVVAAPLFAGPARTPLLAPKPAVADAPASADGDESPTDWKSLTDTDWKKRLTPEQYKILRKHGTERAGTGKYEHSKVAGVYECAGCEQPLFVSDAKYDSGCGWPSFTEPVDGLDSKAVGASIDRRFGMVRTEVHCKNCGGHLGHVFNDGPGPNGLRFCINSASLTLDPTEAAPGSDAVGKDAPGNAGDEN, encoded by the coding sequence GTGAAGATCGCCTCCGCCCGCCGTTCGCTCGTCGCCTTCGCGTTTGCCGGCGCCGCCGCGGTCGTCGCTGCGCCCCTGTTCGCCGGGCCCGCCCGCACGCCGCTGCTGGCCCCCAAGCCCGCCGTGGCCGACGCCCCCGCGTCGGCCGACGGGGACGAATCGCCCACGGACTGGAAATCCCTGACCGACACGGATTGGAAAAAGCGTCTCACGCCGGAGCAGTACAAAATCCTGCGGAAGCACGGCACCGAACGGGCCGGCACCGGCAAGTACGAGCACAGCAAGGTCGCCGGCGTGTACGAGTGCGCCGGCTGCGAACAACCGCTGTTCGTCTCCGACGCGAAATACGACAGCGGCTGCGGCTGGCCGAGTTTCACCGAACCGGTCGACGGCCTGGACAGCAAGGCGGTCGGGGCGTCGATCGATCGCCGGTTCGGCATGGTCCGTACCGAAGTGCATTGCAAGAATTGCGGCGGCCACCTCGGCCACGTCTTCAACGACGGCCCCGGCCCGAACGGGCTGCGGTTCTGCATCAACTCCGCCAGTCTGACGCTCGACCCAACCGAGGCCGCGCCCGGGAGCGACGCCGTCGGCAAAGACGCGCCCGGGAACGCGGGCGACGAGAACTGA
- a CDS encoding cupredoxin domain-containing protein, translating to MPRGAAEEPPAGGALRGRLLFGGPPPQPERVEVNKDVDVCGPLQLEDDTLLVAEDGGLANAVIWLDVRSSGREPAASALEKGAEAVVLDNVDCRFEPHVVLLRTGQTLKITNSDPIAHQATAFLNRNIPFNESVPAGSPPVERTLEKPELLPLPVTCPIHPWMKAHLFVLDHPYMTATGPDGRFAIRGLPPGEWTFRLWHEKAGFLKGEEVQGDAPAGWDGAKLTVTVTEGGTVDLGEVKLQPAAFE from the coding sequence TTGCCCCGCGGCGCCGCGGAGGAGCCGCCCGCGGGCGGCGCGTTGCGCGGCCGACTGCTGTTCGGCGGGCCGCCGCCCCAGCCCGAGCGGGTGGAGGTGAATAAGGACGTCGACGTCTGCGGCCCCCTCCAACTGGAGGACGACACGCTGCTGGTCGCGGAGGACGGCGGGCTGGCGAACGCGGTGATCTGGCTGGACGTGCGCTCCAGCGGGCGGGAGCCGGCGGCCTCGGCGCTCGAGAAGGGGGCCGAGGCGGTCGTCCTGGATAACGTCGACTGCCGCTTCGAGCCGCACGTCGTGCTGCTCCGCACCGGGCAGACGCTGAAGATTACGAACTCCGACCCGATCGCTCATCAGGCGACGGCGTTCCTGAACCGCAATATCCCCTTCAACGAAAGCGTGCCCGCCGGCTCTCCCCCGGTCGAACGGACCCTCGAAAAGCCGGAGTTGCTGCCCCTGCCCGTCACTTGCCCGATTCATCCCTGGATGAAGGCGCATTTGTTCGTCCTGGACCACCCCTATATGACGGCGACCGGCCCGGACGGCCGCTTCGCGATCCGGGGGCTGCCGCCGGGCGAATGGACGTTCCGCCTCTGGCACGAAAAGGCCGGGTTTCTCAAAGGCGAGGAAGTCCAAGGCGACGCCCCCGCGGGCTGGGACGGCGCCAAGCTGACCGTCACCGTGACCGAGGGCGGGACCGTGGATCTCGGCGAGGTGAAATTGCAGCCGGCGGCGTTCGAGTGA
- the truA gene encoding tRNA pseudouridine(38-40) synthase TruA, with protein sequence MSPVVAPGDPPHPQGRTVRLRVSYDGTDFFGWQVQPGTRTVQGELQEAIFRLTGERRTVVAAGRTDAGVHALGQACHFRTQTPTPAHRLGPALAPHLPPDVAVLEGRDVPPHFHSTRDAVSKTYRYVILNDRDPNPLARRFAWRVRPDVRGNGLNVDAMREAAAHIVGRHDFACFQSAGSPRPDTVRTVHRLTLTRAAIWPAWSPVPGEEIANDAGGPWLFLEVTGDGFLYNMVRTIAGTLAEVGMGKRPPEDVAALIASRDRTLAGPTAPPQGLYLVRVDYDD encoded by the coding sequence GTGTCCCCCGTCGTCGCTCCGGGCGATCCGCCGCACCCGCAGGGGCGGACGGTGCGGCTGCGGGTGAGTTACGACGGCACGGACTTCTTCGGCTGGCAGGTGCAGCCCGGCACGCGGACCGTGCAGGGCGAGTTGCAGGAGGCGATCTTTCGGCTGACGGGGGAGCGTCGCACGGTCGTCGCCGCCGGCCGCACCGACGCCGGCGTGCACGCGCTGGGACAGGCTTGCCACTTCCGCACCCAAACGCCCACCCCCGCCCACCGGCTCGGCCCGGCCCTGGCGCCGCACCTCCCGCCGGACGTGGCGGTCCTGGAGGGCCGCGACGTGCCGCCGCACTTCCACAGCACCCGGGACGCGGTCTCCAAAACGTATCGCTACGTCATCCTGAACGACCGGGACCCGAACCCGCTGGCCCGGCGGTTCGCTTGGCGGGTGCGGCCGGACGTGCGCGGGAACGGGTTGAACGTCGACGCGATGCGCGAGGCGGCGGCCCACATCGTCGGCCGGCACGACTTCGCCTGCTTTCAGTCCGCCGGCTCCCCCCGGCCGGACACCGTCCGCACGGTGCATCGCCTCACCCTGACCCGCGCCGCGATCTGGCCCGCCTGGAGTCCGGTTCCCGGGGAAGAAATCGCGAACGACGCCGGCGGGCCGTGGCTGTTCCTCGAAGTGACCGGCGACGGATTTCTTTATAATATGGTCCGGACGATCGCCGGTACGCTAGCGGAGGTGGGCATGGGCAAACGCCCGCCGGAGGACGTCGCCGCCCTGATCGCCAGCCGCGACCGCACCCTCGCCGGCCCCACCGCCCCGCCGCAGGGGCTGTATTTAGTGCGGGTGGACTACGACGATTAA
- a CDS encoding metallophosphoesterase, translating into MTIGGRYFALGDVHGCATALAALLDALPLRPGDVVIPLGDLVDRGPDSRGVLDRLIRFEADFPRVELIPLRGNHEIMMREARGGVEERRRWLECGGDATLGSYAPLGRGASLKDVPAEHWTFLNERLHAYHESDDCLFVHANLYPDLPLAEQPDFMLYWEFCHEPPPPHQSGKRMICGHTRQRSGLPRVMENAVCIDTGACKGGWLTGLCAETGEVWQADERGRVRTLWLDEI; encoded by the coding sequence GTGACGATCGGCGGCCGATACTTTGCCCTCGGCGACGTGCACGGCTGCGCGACCGCGCTGGCCGCCCTGCTCGACGCCCTCCCCCTGCGTCCCGGCGACGTGGTGATCCCGCTGGGCGACCTTGTCGACCGCGGGCCGGACTCCCGCGGCGTGCTGGACCGGCTGATCCGTTTTGAAGCGGATTTCCCCAGGGTCGAATTGATCCCGCTGCGGGGCAATCACGAGATCATGATGCGCGAGGCCCGCGGCGGCGTTGAAGAACGCCGCCGCTGGCTGGAGTGCGGCGGCGACGCGACCCTCGGGTCATACGCCCCGCTCGGGCGGGGGGCGTCTTTAAAAGACGTCCCGGCCGAGCATTGGACGTTTCTGAACGAACGGCTGCACGCCTACCACGAGAGCGACGACTGCCTGTTCGTGCATGCGAACCTGTACCCGGACCTCCCGCTGGCGGAGCAGCCGGACTTCATGCTGTATTGGGAGTTCTGTCACGAGCCCCCGCCGCCGCACCAGAGCGGCAAGCGCATGATCTGCGGGCACACCCGGCAGCGGTCCGGCCTGCCGCGGGTGATGGAAAATGCCGTCTGCATCGACACCGGCGCCTGCAAAGGCGGTTGGCTGACCGGCCTGTGCGCGGAGACCGGCGAGGTCTGGCAGGCCGACGAACGCGGCCGCGTTCGGACGTTGTGGCTCGACGAAATATAG
- a CDS encoding efflux RND transporter permease subunit, with protein MTGRTVSDRVGDWLARFRWPLLLIAGALVALAVAPANRLELERSIESLYAPGDPRLAAYNRSRELFGGDEFVLVAWDQPNPTAPESLDAIAAFAEELSQAPGVNPASTQDLSKVLRPELEPGLKAVVLRRMIPLWEPELLELAEGVIVSADRQTVAVVLRLTAETAGQPVTGPGSRAETFRAIRTLAANHDPPAFVAGEPIQIHDAFEAVEYDGRVLFYVSLALLGAVLLFLLRSLRWVLIPLAVVLAAIVWTRATLELSGLRLSMVSSMLNSLVCIVGVATVMHVALRFRELRRLGGNRDSEVSTINALRETFSQLAAPIFWSCATTAVGFLSLLAADLTPVRSFGLMMGVGAGAVFVSTLSLTPGLALAGGFDSTPRGAPGEGLLGGLLGWGPGAILKYKWPVAVATALLTAFSVAGVLRLKVETDFSKNFKADSEIVRSLDYIEERLGGAGSWEVNLPAPGPGEPLREDYLGRVRKLAAELRALEVGGEPAFTKVVALTDTLDTVPLIGSSVRDRLDQLAEFAPEVEPSLYNPESRRMRIVLRSREQQSSNRKRAVIEQTEALARERFPGTETAEPAAATGLFVLLTYLIESLLRDQIVSFGWAAAGLFGMMWAAFRSFKLAVASMLPNLLPIGLVLGGLGWAGLPVNIGTAMIASVSVGLTVDGNVHYIAAYLRQRRLGKSRREALRIAHGTVGRAMTFAVLALACGFAALTLSQFVPLIYFGALVSLAMVGGLIGDLVLLPLIIGWKKD; from the coding sequence GTGACGGGTCGAACCGTCTCCGATCGGGTCGGCGACTGGCTGGCCCGGTTCCGCTGGCCGTTGTTGCTGATCGCAGGCGCGCTGGTCGCCCTGGCGGTCGCGCCGGCGAATCGGTTGGAGTTGGAGCGCTCGATCGAGTCGCTCTACGCCCCCGGCGACCCTCGCCTCGCCGCCTACAACCGCAGCCGCGAGCTGTTCGGGGGGGACGAGTTTGTCCTCGTCGCCTGGGATCAGCCGAATCCGACCGCCCCGGAGAGCCTGGACGCGATCGCCGCCTTCGCCGAGGAACTGTCCCAGGCGCCCGGCGTGAACCCCGCCAGCACGCAGGATTTGTCCAAAGTGCTCCGGCCGGAACTGGAGCCGGGGCTCAAGGCGGTGGTCCTCCGTCGGATGATCCCGCTCTGGGAGCCGGAATTATTGGAGTTGGCCGAGGGCGTGATCGTCTCCGCCGACCGCCAGACAGTGGCCGTCGTGCTGCGGCTGACGGCGGAGACGGCGGGTCAACCCGTCACCGGTCCCGGCTCCCGGGCCGAAACGTTCCGGGCGATCCGCACGCTCGCTGCGAACCACGATCCGCCGGCGTTCGTCGCCGGGGAGCCGATTCAAATTCACGACGCCTTCGAGGCGGTCGAATACGACGGGCGCGTCCTCTTTTACGTCTCCCTGGCCCTGCTGGGGGCCGTGCTGCTGTTCCTGCTCCGCAGCCTGCGGTGGGTGCTGATCCCGCTGGCCGTGGTGCTGGCGGCGATCGTCTGGACGCGGGCGACGCTGGAGCTGTCCGGGCTGCGGCTCAGCATGGTCTCCAGCATGTTGAATTCGCTGGTGTGCATCGTGGGCGTCGCCACCGTGATGCACGTCGCCCTGCGGTTCCGGGAGCTGCGACGGCTGGGCGGGAACCGGGATTCGGAGGTCTCCACGATCAACGCCCTGCGGGAGACGTTCTCCCAACTCGCCGCCCCGATCTTCTGGAGCTGCGCCACGACCGCGGTCGGGTTCCTGTCGCTGCTCGCCGCGGACCTCACCCCGGTGCGGAGCTTCGGGTTGATGATGGGCGTCGGCGCCGGCGCGGTGTTCGTCAGCACGCTGTCGCTCACGCCGGGGCTGGCGCTGGCGGGCGGCTTCGACAGCACCCCCCGCGGCGCCCCGGGGGAGGGGCTGCTCGGCGGGTTGCTGGGCTGGGGGCCGGGAGCGATCCTCAAATATAAATGGCCCGTCGCCGTCGCCACGGCCCTGCTGACGGCGTTCAGCGTGGCGGGCGTGCTGCGGTTGAAGGTCGAAACCGACTTCTCCAAGAACTTCAAAGCGGACAGCGAAATCGTCCGCAGCCTCGATTACATCGAAGAGCGACTCGGCGGCGCCGGCTCCTGGGAGGTGAACCTGCCCGCCCCCGGCCCCGGGGAGCCGCTGCGTGAGGACTACCTCGGCCGCGTCCGCAAACTCGCCGCCGAACTGCGGGCGCTGGAGGTCGGCGGCGAACCGGCGTTCACCAAGGTCGTGGCGCTGACGGACACCCTGGACACCGTGCCGCTGATCGGCTCCTCGGTCCGCGACCGGCTGGACCAACTCGCGGAGTTCGCCCCGGAGGTGGAGCCGAGCCTGTATAACCCGGAGTCCCGCCGCATGCGGATCGTCCTCCGCAGCCGGGAGCAGCAGTCGTCGAACCGCAAACGGGCGGTGATCGAACAGACCGAAGCCCTCGCCCGTGAACGCTTCCCCGGGACCGAGACCGCCGAACCGGCCGCCGCGACCGGCCTGTTCGTGCTGCTCACCTATTTAATCGAGAGCCTGCTGCGCGATCAGATCGTCAGTTTCGGCTGGGCCGCCGCGGGCCTGTTCGGGATGATGTGGGCGGCGTTTCGCAGTTTCAAACTCGCCGTGGCGAGCATGCTGCCGAACCTGCTGCCGATCGGCCTGGTGCTGGGCGGGCTGGGGTGGGCGGGGCTGCCGGTGAATATCGGCACCGCCATGATCGCCAGCGTGTCGGTCGGGCTGACGGTGGACGGCAACGTGCATTATATTGCCGCCTACCTGCGTCAACGCCGGCTGGGGAAGAGCCGGCGGGAGGCGTTGCGGATCGCCCATGGCACGGTCGGCCGGGCGATGACGTTCGCCGTGCTGGCCCTCGCCTGCGGCTTCGCGGCGCTGACGCTCAGTCAGTTCGTCCCGCTGATTTACTTCGGCGCGCTGGTGAGTCTGGCGATGGTCGGCGGGCTGATCGGCGACCTGGTGTTGTTGCCGCTGATTATCGGCTGGAAGAAAGATTAG